A portion of the Hylaeus volcanicus isolate JK05 unplaced genomic scaffold, UHH_iyHylVolc1.0_haploid 12237, whole genome shotgun sequence genome contains these proteins:
- the LOC128883937 gene encoding uncharacterized protein LOC128883937: MFFPSNTILFSGAVKTTSMLSSPYLFASSPLVNLLQTKVLQSNEKKFSILILYSTETKTTEQFCVQLAHTLCEWNTRKFSNRCCITVRNAALYDFQGKSLKTFPASLPCFETLANYQIVILCISTWVNGSIPTSGKNFYDFFYQENFPSHSRYQALRSVKGFCVLCFGNSDYDQFCTCGIQIYQKLKKLDVHFLLPLIKIDEVHDTQSQQNSWIQKLSKALNDCILNEKHVHQHVNKKSENQLYPLVSSIKPRSTTRTWNNVTNILENTVVPEKKITHVVDDDTETTQSVSSNEEEEDFLNDIGACESNKADVEDIPLPSTHHEMLSIHQRNQLVKEGYKIVGTHSAVKLCRWTKSQLRGRGGCYKHTFYGIESYSCMEATPSLACANKCVFCWRHHKNPVGTTWKWDMDDPDLILKGIMEGHKQMVKQLKGVAGVDPLRFESAVKTIKHCALSLVGEPIMYPKFSQLLTKMHEKKISTFVVTNAQFPDALKSLPPVTQLYVSVDAATPETLKAIDRPLFSDYWSRFMECLQHIRHVSYRTVFRLTLVKTYNMQEAENFGKLVLMGIPDFIEIKAVTYSGTAASSKSITMKDIPWHEEVIKYAQSILQSNPLLQETYQIASEHQHSCCILIAHKKFFINNEWHTWIDYPKFFQLVHSKQSFTSLDYCFKCPSWANYGSNTRGFDPIENRVYSKGSKKRAQKASCNK, translated from the exons ATGTTTTTCCCGAGTAAtaccatacttttctcagGCGCCGTTAAGACAACGTCTATGCTGTCTTCACCTTATCTTTTCGCAAGTTCTCCTTTGGTGAACTTGCTTCAAACGAAAGTTTTGCAATCAAATGAAAAGAAGTTTTccattcttattttatatagtacAGAAACCAAAACAACCGAGCAGTTTTGTGTTCAATTAGCACACACTTTATGCGAATGGAATACccgcaaattttcaaatcgTTGTTGCATTACTGTACGCAATGCAGCCTTGTAtgattttcaaggaaaatcgCTAAAGACGTTTCCAGCATCTTTACCTTGCTTTGAAACTTTAGCAAACTAccaaattgttattttatgcatttctaCGTGGGTCAATGGATCGATTCCCACCTcaggaaagaatttttacgatttcttttaccaagaaaattttccaagtCATTCACGGTATCAAGCTTTACGCTCTGTTAAAGGATTTTGTGTGTTGTGTTTCGGAAACTCCGACTATGACCAATTTTGTACATGCGgtattcaaatttatcaaaaacttaaaaaactagatgttcattttttattaccgTTAATCAAAATAGATGAAGTTCACGATACTCAATCTCAACAAAATTCATGGATACAAAAATTATCGAAAGCGCTAAATGATTGTattctaaatgaaaaacatgttCATCAACATGTCAacaaaaaatctgaaaatcaATTGTATCCCTTAGTGTCTTCAATTAAACCACGGTCAACAACACGAACGTGGAATAATGTGACAAACATTTTAGAAAACACTGTTGTtcctgaaaagaaaattacgcACGTCGTTGATGATGATACGGAAACAACACAAAGCGTTTCATCcaatgaagaagaagaagattttttaaatgatatagGAGCTTGTGAATCGAACAAGGCAGATGTTGAAGATATACCACTACCTTCTACACATCATGAAATGTTGTCAATTCATCAGCGAAATCAATTAGTTAAAGAAGGGTACAAAATAGTAGGAACGCATTCAGCGGTCAAACTGTGCCGGTGGACAAAATCACAATTACGTGGTCGTGGGGgatgttataaacatacattttatGGTATTGAGTCTTATTCATGTATGGAAGCCACCCCTTCTCTAGCATGTGCTAATAAATGTGTCTTTTGTTGGCGTCATCATAAAAATCCGGTGGGGACAACATGGAAATGGGATATGGATGATCCTGATTTAATCTTGAAAGGTATTATGGAAGGGCATAAACAAATGGTGAAACAGTTAAAAG GTGTTGCTGGTGTGGATCCTTTACGTTTTGAAAGCGCTGTTAAAACTATTAAACATTGCGCTTTATCACTTGTTGGTGAACCTATTATGTATCCAAAATTTTCACAGCTTTTGACTAAAatgcatgaaaaaaaaatttcgactTTTGTG GTAACCAATGCACAATTTCCTGATGCTTTAAAATCTTTACCACCGGTGACACAATTATATGTTTCCGTTGATGCTGCAACACCCGAAACTCTTAAGGCTATTG ATCGACCTTTATTTTCCGATTATTGGAGTCGATTTATGGAATGCTTACAACATATTCGCCATGTTTCTTATAGAACTGTGTTCCGTTTGACACTAGTGAAGACATATAATATGCAG GAGGctgaaaattttggaaaattagtGTTAATGGGAATTCccgattttatcgaaattaaagCAGTAACGTATTCTGGAACGGCTGCATCATCGAAAAGTATTACAATGAAAGATATTCCTTGGCATGAAGaa GTTATTAAATATGCTCAATCCATTTTACAATCCAATCCACTATTACAAGAAACATATCAAATAGCATCAGAACATCAACATTCTTGCTGTATTCTTATTGctcataaaaaattttttataaacaacgaATGGCATACATGGATTGATTACcctaaattttttcaattg gttCACTCGAAACAATCGTTTACATCACTCGATTATTGTTTCAAATGTCCTTCTTGGGCCAATTACGGTTCTAATACAAGAGGTTTTGATCCCATTGAAAATAG AGTATATTCAAAAGGTTCAAAAAAACGTGCACAAAAAGCTtcttgcaataaataa
- the LOC128883942 gene encoding co-chaperone protein HscB-like, producing MSLKRTLQKVQPKTSAWTSFFKSYSYTKLPFYARFGVSFKPARYIPFENQNGCMQLALHAVQPSYTNSSLFVKKFNWKCSQCNYFNESTLENFYPPSVRNVTFCQKCDALSTFESFLSNLKKAKNIALLFNVPFKYNICLKTVKRHYRQLQSCIHPDRYASTPEEAYAANLSALISSCYSIITDSLRWASVMLEHYSQEGLVKSSHDARLNGTLLHEVFEIEERIEKLVNQHETELLYRNVSNRLLKEKEQLCHVFESHFFEDAVRLLDRCQMFQQLEHKLLYLLSSYKS from the exons ATGTCGTTAAAACGGACATTGCAAAAAGTTCAACCTAAAACATCCGCGTGGACCTCATTTTTTAAGTCTTATAGTTATACAAAATTACCCTTTTATGCCCGTTTTGGTGTTTCTTTTAAACCTGCTCGATACATTCCGTTCGAGAACCAAAACGGATGCATGCAACTTGCACTGCATGCCGTTCAACCCTCTTATACGAATTCAAGCCttttcgttaagaaatttaattggaaatgtTCCCAgtgcaattatttcaatgaaagCACCTTGGAAAACTTTTATCCACCTAGCGTACGAAACGTCACTTTTTGTCAG AAATGTGACGCGTTATCTACatttgaatcttttttatcaaacttGAAAAAAGCTAAAAATATTGCCCTATTATTCAATGT ACCCTTCAAATATAACATTTGTCTTAAAACGGTGAAGAGACACTATCGACAACTTCAGAGTTGCATTCACCCTGATCGTTACGCATCCACACCTGAG GAAGCGTATGCGGCCAACTTATCCGCTTTAATTTCTTCGTGTTATTCTATTATAACGGATTCTTTACGCTGGGCTAGTGTTATGTTAGAACATTATTCGCAGGAAGGACTTGTCAAGTCTTCACATGATGCACGGCTGAATGGGACACTATTGCATGAAGTTTTTGAG ATTGAAGAACGGATCGAAAAATTAGTAAATCAACATGAAACGGAATTATTGTATAG AAATGTATCTAACCggcttttaaaagaaaaggaacaaTTATGTCATGTTTTTGAATCTCACTTTTTTGAGGATGCTGTGCGTTTATTAGACCGATGTCAAATGTTTCAACAACTAGAACacaaattactttatttattgtcaTCCTATAAGTCGTAA
- the LOC128883940 gene encoding uncharacterized protein LOC128883940 — translation MSIKDIKGLSESKVADITLAELGREELKLAEVEMPGLMACRQQFTTQPLKGARITGSLHCTIQTAVLIETLQHMGATLRWCSCNIFSTQNQAAAALVKNNSCTLFAWKGESIEEYWWCTYQALTWPDEDGPTMIVDDGGDATLMIHEGVKAEKLFKETGQLPDPDSATCLETRYLLEVLRCSLLNNPEKWTQMQKKIKGVSEETTTGVLRVKQLAEKCELLFPVININDSVTKSKFDNIYGCRHSLPDSIMRATDVMIGGKKAVVCGYGDVGKGCAAAMRGCGARVFVTEIDPICALQACMDGFLVTTLESVVHDADIFVTATGNKDIILLKHMVAMKNNAIVCNIGHFDNEIDVTGLLSMKGISRITIKPQVDRLIFPDGKGILLLAEGRLVNLGCATGHPSFVMSCSFTNQTLAQLDLWTNSEKYKEKIVYLLPKLLDEHVARLHLSHLGAELTQLTFEQAKYLGVSEKGPFKPITYRY, via the exons atgtCAATCAAAGATATCAAGGGCCTTAGTGAAAGTAAGGTAGCGGATATAACGCTAGCTGAGTTAGGTCGAGAAGAACTTAAGTTAGCAGAAGTGGAAATGCCAGGGCTTATGGCATGCCGTCAACAATTTACTACTCAACCTTTAAAAGGAGCCCGTATTACAGGATCTTTACATTGTACGATTCAAACGGCGGTGCTTATAGAAACGTTACAACATATGGGAGCCACGCTTCGATGGTGtagttgtaatattttttcaacacAAAATCAAGCTGCAGCTGCCTTGGTTAAAAATAACTCGTGTACATTGTTTGCTTGGAAAGGAGAAAGTATTGAGGAGTATTGGTGGTGTACTTATCAAGCCTTAACATGGCCAGATGAAGATGGGCCTACGATGATTGTTGATGATGGTGGCGACGCAACATTAATGATTCATGAGGGTGTCAAAGCAGAAAAACTGTTCAAAGAAACAGGTCAATTACCGGATCCAGATTCCGCTACATGCTTAGAAACCCGGTATCTTTTAGAGGTTTTGCGATGTTCTCTTTTAAATAATCCTGAAAAATGGACTcaaatgcaaaagaaaattaaaggtgTCTCCGAAGAAACAACAACAGGTGTTCTTCGGGTTAAACAATTAGCCGAAAAATGTGAGCTGTTATTTCCAGTTATCAATATTAATGATAGTGTAACGAAATCCAaatttgataacatttatGGTTGTCGTCATTCCCTTCCAGATTCTATTATGCGAGCAACAGATGTTATGATAGGTGGAAAAAAAGCTGTCGTTTGTGGTTATGGTGACGTGGGAAAGGGGTGTGCTGCCGCTATGCGTGGCTGTGGAGCACGAGTGTTTGTCACTGAAATAGATCCCATTTGTGCTTTACAAGCTTGTATGGATGGATTTCTCGTAACGACATTAGAATCCGTTGTACATGATGCTGATATTTTTGTGACGGCTACAGGaaataaagatattattttacttaaacATATGGttgcaatgaaaaataatgctATCGTTTGTAATATAGGCCATTTTGATAATGAGATTGACGTTACAGGGTTGTTATCTATGAAAGGAATATCACGTATCACTATTAAGCCTCAAGTAGATCGCTTAATTTTTCCAGATGGCAAAGGCATTTTACTTTTAGCTGAAGGCCGTTTAGTTAATTTAGGCTGTGCCACCGGTCATCCTTCCTTTGTCATGTCGTGTAGTTTTACTAATCAGACGTTAGCACAGCTTGATTTATGGACTAATTCagagaaatataaagaaaaaatcgtttatttattaccgAAATTACTTGACGAGCACGTCGCACGACTCCATTTATCACATTtg GGAGCTGAATTAACACAATTAACATTTGAGCAAGCTAAATATTTAGGAGTTTCCGAAAAGGGTCCATTTAAACCCATAACATATCGTTActaa
- the LOC128883943 gene encoding trafficking protein particle complex subunit 1-like, whose translation MHVSETRIRCVIIPVPLDRNVMNLNDAQQNLYSLHIFKHQCPVFSYKWYIDKRHEKNESENHLNCISQKQISLMLGLLFSIKTFCKKISPEEQSSTSIVTSSSFHSFSTSLYKLHYFESLTGCKFVLITKPGLPDMCDFLKTVYKDIYVGKILRCMNEASVSENAAFFFSVELENFIQQSRYSKLLETKNGLLSLYHCETKM comes from the exons TCCACTAGATAGAAACGTGATGAATCTCAATGACGCACAGCAAAATCTGTATTCTTTACACATCTTTAAACACCAATGTCCTGTGTTTTCATACAAATGGTACATAGATAAGAGACATGAAAAGAATGAATCAGAGAATCATTTAAACTGCATATCACAAAAACAAATAAGCCTTATGCTTGgtcttttgttttcaattaaaacattttgtaaaaaaataagtcCTGAGGAGCAATCTTCAACAAG cATTGTCACTTCTTCATCCTTCCATTCTTTTAGTACTTCACTGTATAAACTTCATTATTTTGAATCTCTTACTGGTTGCAAG TTTGTACTGATTACGAAGCCTGGACTACCAGACATGTgtgattttttaaa aaCTGTGTATAAAGACATTtatgttggtaaaatattaAGATGTATGAATGAAGCGAGCGTTTCGGAAAACgctgctttctttttttctgtggagcttgaaaattttatacaacaAAGTCGCTATAGTAAATTGCTTGAAACGAAAAACGGATTACTCTCATTGTATCATTGCGAAACGAAAATGTAG